One Bacteroidales bacterium genomic window, CGGAAGCACCGATTGCAATGTTTTAACAAAAGTAGCAGGGTTGGGAGTGCCAATGGTTGAGAGGGTAGAGCCCCATGTCCCATTTAAAGTACCCTTTACCACATGCATATGCACAAAATCTTCTATATCCCCAACAATGCCAATGGAAGGATCATTGTTTTTCTGGGTGGCAATGATATTATCTTCAATGATAACGGCTTCGATTTTCAGATTCCGGTCGAGGGTTTGCAGGAACCAGGTTTTTGTATGAGCACAAATTTTTCGGTCGGTGGGATCATAATCAACCATCAATTGAAGGTCCAATAAAGGTTCTTCTGCCAATGCCGAACTAATAACTCCTGCCCATTCATTGGGTCGCAGAACGTATTTACTGTTTACTTTCAGACGATTAACAAGTCCATTAGGGTTCCCTGCATTTCCATTTCCAAAGAATGCATCCCATTCATTTCCGGCGGTTGTTCTGAAATCATAATCAAAGATTTGTGGTACCCCTGACTCCGGGTAAGTCCTGGCGAACCATCCGGCATGAACAGCCATCACCACTAACTGATCAGGGTACTGATCCTTGAGATCTTTTGCCAATTTCCCTGCTGTAGGGCAATTGGGACATGTATGACCGGTATAATCTTCGAGCAACACCCGCTTTTGATGGGTGGTAACAGCAGGGAATTCCGGGACCGGGCATGCAGCGGTATCTACAAATGCCGGAACATTGATATAAGGAGATTCCAGCTTATCGCATGAATTCAGCAGGAAAGCAGCGACAATGGCTAAAAGTATGATTGAAAAAGATTTCATGGCAGTTCAGATTGGATGAAAATAATGCAGTAGTTTCCCGACATCAGAAGCTACTGGTAATTGTAATCGTGAAACCATTGGAAGCAGGTACGGGCCGACAAACTCCTCCAACGCATACGATGCCGGCTCTTTGTTTTCCATACGACAACTGTATACGGTTGGCATCATTATTATACCCGGCTGCGATTAATGGATAATGATATCTCTGGTCCTCTGTTTCATTTCCATAATTCCACTGGTCAGCAAGGCTAAAGAACCATGATGGGGCAATACTGTATTCAAACAAAGCCATTGCCCAATCACCTTCATCCTGTTTTGTTTGTAAAAGCTGAAATTCTCCTCTTAATGCATGAGTGGATGTAAACCGATAAGTCATATCAAGTATTACTATGTTGGAATGAATCATGGGTTCGCCATCATGCCCATTCACCAGTGGGTCATAATCCTGACGCATCAGGTTTAATGATGCTTTATAGAGTTTTGAGAACTTATGACTGATTTCAAGGTTGATATCACGGAAGTACATCTTATCCCCAATCTTTAAAAACGAGGATTCATACCCGGGAGAGCCCGGCTCATCCAGCTTGAATCCGCTAATGGAGTCCTTTGATATCGAATTAATCTGTGAGAAATTCAAGCTGATGTCTGTTCCATAATGCCCACCCAGCCAGGTATCTTTTTTAATCTTGTAATTGATTTGTGCTTCCAGTCCCATTTCACCATTGGTTTGTGTTGCATAAGGATAAAGGGCTGCAAGAGTATAGGTATGTTGTTTGGTAATTGCTGGCAGATAATTGATGTCCAAAACATTACCAGTTTCTGTTCTTTTCGATTTAAAGCTCATATTATCCAGCCGTTTGGCTTGCAGGATAACACCCAATCCTTTCTGAGAATATGAGGCACTCATTAATAATGCTTGTCCTTTGCGGTAGATAAACTTATTGGATGCATTAGGATCATTAATTTTAGTAGCATATTCAGCAGAAAGGTCGAATTTCCCATAGGAAATATTGAACCTGCCTGAAGTAGCCCCCACATTCAAAGGTAAGCGTAATGTGGTATCTACACCGATGGAGATTTCCTCATCATCCTGAAATTTACTGACAAAACTCCCTCCCAACTGAATTTTCAGCTTAGAGTTGGCCATTGATTGGAAGGCTTCATTCATAGAGATATCAAGATCAGTGCCCCGCACAATCCCCGGACTTTTCTGCCAATAGTAACGTTGTGTCCCCCAGATCCCTTTAAGTGTAACACCATTAAACGGTGTGAATTTCACCCTGATACCATTCAGGGCATTATCATAACCCAGGTTATGCTCTTCATAAGCCCTGAGAACCATTCCACTTCCGAACTGCTCATAGAAATTCCCGGCAGTGATATCAAATTTACCTGTTTTATATCCTACATACCAATATGGAACACCAGAACCTTTAAGGTCTTTATAATATCCGCTGATAGGATTCAGGTAGGTTTCAAACCTAAGTCCGGCAGAAAAATCTCCCGCTGTATAGGTAATATTTGTCCATGAATTCATCAGCATTTTCTCAGGAATCGCATTGGCTCCGATAGCTGAGTCCACCTGGTAATACTGGGCATCCATCTGGAAATTCCCATTAACCTGAGCCCCTGATAAAACGGATTGAGCAGAAGTGGTTTGCGCAATAAATAACATGCAAACCAGAAACATTAGTGAAGCGAAAGACAAAGGTTTCAAATCAGCTTGTTTTAGGTGGTTAAACAGATGGACAAATCTAAGTAATTCCATGAAATCATCAGGGTTTGTT contains:
- a CDS encoding Omp28 family outer membrane lipoprotein, which gives rise to MKSFSIILLAIVAAFLLNSCDKLESPYINVPAFVDTAACPVPEFPAVTTHQKRVLLEDYTGHTCPNCPTAGKLAKDLKDQYPDQLVVMAVHAGWFARTYPESGVPQIFDYDFRTTAGNEWDAFFGNGNAGNPNGLVNRLKVNSKYVLRPNEWAGVISSALAEEPLLDLQLMVDYDPTDRKICAHTKTWFLQTLDRNLKIEAVIIEDNIIATQKNNDPSIGIVGDIEDFVHMHVVKGTLNGTWGSTLSTIGTPNPATFVKTLQSVLPANCDPDQCHIVAFVFDEATKEVLQVVETGLTE